One stretch of Gemmatimonadota bacterium DNA includes these proteins:
- a CDS encoding carbon-nitrogen hydrolase family protein, giving the protein MKTVRLLSVSFPRGGYKNAEQNVEHMVRHLEETAPYCPDFVCFTEVARELGCPQDSDAWMGEPIPGPTTEAIGKAAAEIGTHVIVGMQELWEDQTFNAAVLIGRDGNVLGRYHKVQPTVNEMERGTLPGTQANTFATDRGRVGMCICFDLKFPEVAMMLARSGARMVFFPSMFNGGMRHAAWARDYGVFLIVSQSQESSITDMCGHRLAWQGYSEPLVEQGKLPPFAFAEINADTKAYHLDFNQNKLGDIHSTYGAGVRIHIMRPEATFVLESLMEDISVEDIEAEFELEDLWTYYDRSRAMRGEHLTEPVAITT; this is encoded by the coding sequence GTGAAAACCGTCCGACTCCTCAGCGTCTCATTCCCCAGAGGTGGGTACAAAAACGCAGAACAAAACGTAGAACACATGGTGCGCCACCTCGAAGAAACAGCCCCTTATTGCCCCGACTTTGTATGCTTCACCGAAGTCGCGCGAGAACTCGGCTGTCCGCAAGACAGCGATGCCTGGATGGGCGAACCCATACCCGGTCCCACAACCGAAGCCATTGGCAAAGCAGCCGCGGAAATCGGCACCCATGTCATCGTCGGCATGCAAGAGTTGTGGGAAGACCAGACCTTCAACGCCGCCGTCCTCATCGGTCGGGATGGAAACGTCTTGGGCCGCTACCACAAAGTGCAACCCACCGTCAACGAAATGGAACGCGGCACCCTGCCCGGCACACAGGCCAACACGTTCGCCACAGACCGTGGTCGCGTGGGCATGTGCATCTGCTTTGACCTCAAATTCCCCGAAGTTGCCATGATGCTCGCCCGCTCAGGTGCGCGCATGGTCTTCTTTCCCAGCATGTTCAATGGCGGCATGCGACACGCCGCCTGGGCGCGCGACTACGGCGTCTTCCTCATCGTCAGCCAATCCCAGGAAAGCTCCATCACCGACATGTGCGGTCACCGCCTCGCGTGGCAAGGCTATAGTGAGCCCCTCGTGGAACAGGGCAAACTCCCGCCCTTTGCATTTGCCGAAATCAACGCAGACACCAAAGCGTACCACCTCGACTTCAACCAGAACAAACTCGGCGACATCCACAGCACCTATGGCGCAGGCGTCCGCATCCACATCATGCGCCCCGAAGCCACATTCGTACTCGAATCCCTCATGGAAGATATATCCGTAGAAGACATCGAAGCGGAATTTGAACTCGAAGACCTGTGGACCTATTACGACCGCTCGCGCGCCATGCGCGGCGAACATCTCACAGAACCCGTCGCAATCACTACCTAA
- a CDS encoding aldo/keto reductase — protein sequence MNTIKTRTVGQTGLEVTEMGMGGAPIGDLFELVSETQAQNTLQAAWDAGIRYFDTAPFYGYGKSEHRLGHFLRQQNRQEFAISTKVGRVLKATRDLKTFDKDMWIGGLPFEYAFDYSYDGIMRSYEDSLQRLSLHAVDLLLIHDPDYFFHTSEDMVTATLAQIYTSGWRALDELRSSGQIKGIGVGLNMLGLIPRFLDMIDIDFFIVAMPYTLLDQDPLDEEFPKCAEHGADIVIGSVFASGILATGPVEGALYAYDTATSEILEKTRKIETICNAHNVPLPAAAIQFPLAHPSVAAIIPGALKPEYIHANIKNYQHPIPSDLWAELKSEGLLREDAPTP from the coding sequence ATGAACACAATCAAAACGCGAACCGTTGGCCAAACAGGTCTCGAAGTAACCGAAATGGGCATGGGTGGCGCACCCATAGGTGATCTATTCGAACTCGTAAGTGAAACACAGGCGCAAAACACCTTACAAGCCGCCTGGGATGCGGGCATCCGGTACTTCGACACAGCCCCCTTTTACGGCTATGGTAAAAGCGAACATCGCCTCGGACATTTTCTGCGACAACAGAACAGACAAGAATTTGCCATCTCCACCAAAGTCGGACGCGTATTAAAAGCCACCCGCGACCTCAAAACATTTGACAAAGACATGTGGATCGGCGGCTTGCCCTTTGAATACGCCTTTGACTACAGCTATGACGGCATCATGCGATCTTATGAAGACAGCCTCCAGCGACTGAGCTTACACGCCGTAGATCTGCTCCTCATACACGACCCCGACTACTTCTTTCACACCTCCGAAGACATGGTAACCGCTACCCTTGCCCAAATCTACACAAGCGGCTGGCGCGCCCTGGACGAACTGCGCTCAAGCGGACAAATCAAAGGCATTGGCGTGGGGCTCAACATGCTGGGACTCATCCCCCGATTCCTGGACATGATCGATATCGACTTCTTCATCGTCGCCATGCCCTATACCCTCCTCGACCAGGACCCATTGGACGAAGAATTTCCAAAATGCGCCGAACACGGCGCCGACATCGTCATCGGCTCTGTATTCGCCTCCGGCATCCTCGCCACAGGACCAGTGGAAGGCGCATTATACGCCTACGACACCGCAACCTCGGAAATCCTTGAAAAAACCCGAAAAATAGAAACAATATGCAACGCACACAACGTACCGCTCCCGGCAGCAGCCATCCAGTTCCCACTCGCACACCCCAGCGTCGCCGCCATCATCCCCGGTGCCCTCAAACCCGAATACATCCATGCAAACATCAAAAACTACCAGCACCCCATACCCTCAGACCTCTGGGCCGAACTAAAATCCGAGGGCTTGCTGCGAGAAGACGCACCGACGCCATGA
- a CDS encoding Gfo/Idh/MocA family oxidoreductase gives MQTVKWGIIGCGDVCEVKSGPGFYKADHSELVIVMRRDGEKAADFAKRHGISQSTSNADEVIHHPDVNAVYIATPPSSHCDYALRVAEAGKPCYVEKPMAMNHRECVQMVEAFKAKNLPLYVAYYRRGLPRFLKVRELLREGAIGTLTSVHIVQYGKLDTNPNNWRFDPSIAGAGKFLDLASHGIDILDFLVSPITRASGYALNTGGTYEAEDVTTAAFEFESGVAGTGIWNFHADHSDNRITFTGSEGEIQTPVFADTDIILKRNGKEEHIAAPNPPHVQQPLIQTIVNELRGEGQCVSTGETGARASWVMDQCLITYYGER, from the coding sequence ATGCAAACAGTAAAATGGGGCATCATCGGTTGTGGTGACGTATGCGAAGTCAAAAGTGGCCCGGGATTTTACAAGGCGGACCACTCAGAACTCGTCATCGTCATGCGCCGGGACGGTGAAAAAGCCGCGGACTTCGCCAAACGCCACGGCATATCCCAATCCACCAGCAACGCCGATGAAGTCATCCACCACCCCGACGTCAACGCCGTGTACATCGCCACCCCGCCCTCCTCGCACTGCGACTACGCTCTCCGCGTCGCCGAAGCCGGCAAACCCTGTTACGTCGAAAAACCCATGGCCATGAACCACCGCGAATGCGTACAAATGGTCGAAGCCTTCAAAGCCAAAAACCTGCCCCTCTACGTCGCCTATTACCGCCGCGGACTCCCGCGCTTCCTGAAAGTCCGCGAACTCCTCCGCGAAGGCGCAATAGGAACCCTCACATCTGTACACATCGTCCAATACGGCAAACTCGACACAAACCCCAACAACTGGCGATTTGACCCATCCATCGCCGGCGCGGGCAAATTCCTCGACCTCGCATCACACGGCATCGACATCCTCGACTTCCTCGTCAGCCCCATCACCCGCGCCAGCGGCTACGCGCTCAACACCGGCGGAACGTACGAAGCCGAAGACGTAACAACCGCTGCATTTGAATTTGAAAGCGGCGTCGCAGGCACAGGCATCTGGAACTTCCACGCCGACCATTCCGACAACCGCATCACATTCACGGGATCCGAAGGCGAAATCCAGACCCCCGTCTTCGCGGATACCGACATCATCCTCAAACGCAACGGCAAAGAAGAACACATCGCCGCGCCCAATCCCCCGCACGTACAACAACCCCTGATACAAACCATCGTCAACGAACTGCGCGGCGAAGGCCAATGCGTATCCACCGGAGAAACCGGTGCTCGTGCATCCTGGGTCATGGATCAGTGCTTGATCACCTATTACGGAGAGCGATAG
- a CDS encoding DUF1080 domain-containing protein, whose translation MQLFDGKTLNGWAATGNPDGWIIDHGCLFCTAEQGKYLYYTEDQFKNFELSLEFKHPPRTNSGVFFRWTDLDNPVQTGIEIQILDTHGHEPATTKCCGAVYDLQAPTHNTCKPAGEWNHMILYTMDNIIRVTLNGEQITDMDLNRWTTPNQNPDGTRNKFNRAFREMTEAGYIGLQDHGNQIWFRNIEIEKL comes from the coding sequence ATGCAACTTTTCGACGGCAAAACCCTCAACGGCTGGGCAGCCACCGGCAATCCCGACGGTTGGATCATAGATCACGGCTGCCTCTTCTGCACCGCAGAACAAGGGAAATACCTGTACTACACAGAAGACCAGTTCAAAAACTTTGAACTCTCGCTCGAATTCAAACATCCCCCCAGAACCAACAGCGGCGTCTTCTTCCGCTGGACCGACCTGGACAACCCCGTGCAAACCGGCATTGAAATCCAAATCCTGGACACGCACGGACACGAACCCGCAACCACCAAATGCTGCGGCGCAGTCTATGATTTACAAGCCCCCACCCACAACACCTGCAAACCCGCGGGCGAATGGAATCACATGATCCTCTACACCATGGACAACATCATCCGCGTCACCTTGAACGGCGAGCAAATCACCGACATGGACCTCAACCGCTGGACCACGCCGAACCAGAACCCCGACGGCACGCGCAACAAATTCAACCGCGCATTCCGCGAAATGACCGAAGCCGGGTACATCGGCCTTCAAGACCACGGCAACCAGATCTGGTTCCGCAACATAGAAATCGAAAAACTCTAA
- a CDS encoding sulfatase-like hydrolase/transferase, translated as MQRHPNILLFITDQQRSDTMACYGNDWIQTPNMNALANESFVFENPYCAQPVCTPSRATLVTGLYPHSARMVKNNILLDPAIKSIAEMTSDDYHKAYYGKWHLGKETTRQHGFDEWLPVFELPWVIDHPDTPYHQFLVENGIEPDKTTEAGHRVFSGQLRADLPEHLSMVSFLCDEAARFLMAERDKPFMLQVHCPEPHPPVSGPMKHIHDPNKMPVGPAFTRYPEGASLFNRLRAERNIQPDATPEEQRAAEAKLRKFCAEYYGTVTLVDRALGRLMDALEKSGHADNTIVVFSSDHGEMAGDQGMREKRAFYEPSAKVPLMMRIPHLGHEHRMIPGNISHIDLVPTLLDLMGQPVPEHLQGTSRVPVLEGRETLDDNEVFIQWNGLGDRNLGSPQINLIATLPWRSIVTADRWKLNLCAGDQCELFDLNSDPHELTNLFDEPVHRDRIRKMAAKIRLWQHETDDDAPLPTV; from the coding sequence ATGCAACGTCACCCCAACATTCTGCTATTCATCACCGACCAACAACGCTCCGACACCATGGCGTGCTATGGCAACGACTGGATCCAGACGCCGAACATGAACGCCCTCGCCAACGAAAGCTTTGTCTTCGAAAACCCCTATTGCGCGCAACCCGTCTGCACGCCATCGCGCGCAACCCTCGTAACGGGACTATATCCACACTCCGCCAGAATGGTCAAAAACAACATCCTGCTCGACCCGGCAATCAAATCCATCGCAGAAATGACATCAGACGATTACCACAAAGCCTACTACGGCAAATGGCACCTGGGTAAAGAAACAACGCGACAACACGGATTTGACGAATGGCTACCCGTCTTTGAATTGCCCTGGGTCATCGACCACCCGGACACACCGTATCACCAGTTCCTGGTGGAAAATGGAATCGAACCAGACAAAACAACAGAAGCCGGACACCGCGTATTCTCTGGACAACTGCGCGCAGACTTGCCCGAACACCTCTCCATGGTATCATTTCTATGTGACGAAGCCGCCCGCTTTCTGATGGCAGAACGCGACAAACCCTTCATGCTACAGGTCCACTGCCCCGAACCACACCCGCCCGTCTCCGGACCGATGAAACATATACACGACCCCAACAAAATGCCAGTAGGTCCCGCATTCACGCGCTATCCTGAGGGCGCATCGCTATTTAACAGACTGAGGGCAGAACGCAATATACAACCCGACGCAACCCCTGAAGAACAACGCGCCGCAGAAGCAAAACTGAGAAAATTCTGCGCCGAATACTACGGCACCGTCACACTCGTAGATCGGGCACTGGGCAGACTGATGGACGCCCTTGAAAAATCGGGTCACGCCGACAACACCATAGTCGTATTCAGCTCTGACCACGGCGAAATGGCAGGTGACCAGGGCATGCGGGAAAAACGCGCATTCTACGAACCCTCTGCCAAAGTCCCCCTCATGATGCGGATACCCCATCTCGGGCACGAACACCGAATGATTCCTGGCAACATCAGCCATATCGATCTCGTCCCCACCTTATTAGACCTCATGGGACAACCCGTGCCCGAACACCTGCAGGGAACCAGCCGCGTACCCGTCCTCGAAGGCAGAGAAACACTCGACGATAACGAAGTCTTCATTCAGTGGAACGGACTGGGAGATCGCAACCTCGGCTCACCGCAGATCAACTTAATCGCCACCCTCCCCTGGCGTTCAATCGTAACAGCCGACCGATGGAAACTCAATCTATGCGCAGGCGACCAATGCGAATTATTCGACCTGAACAGCGATCCCCATGAACTCACAAACCTGTTCGACGAACCCGTACACAGAGACCGCATACGCAAAATGGCGGCAAAAATTCGCCTCTGGCAACATGAAACGGACGACGATGCGCCACTACCTACAGTATAA